The following proteins come from a genomic window of Acuticoccus sediminis:
- a CDS encoding DUF4864 domain-containing protein — translation MKWMKSLVVLTFIGLSSAAHADSDAVRATILGQMNALRAGDAESAYAYAAPDLKRLFPTAERFISMVRKGYAPVTHASAPRFLRSQSKADGTFAQEVAFRDNEGQPWRALYMLARQPDGEWRITGCYLRKVEGTDA, via the coding sequence ATGAAGTGGATGAAGTCCCTCGTTGTGCTGACGTTCATCGGCCTGTCCAGCGCGGCCCACGCCGATTCCGACGCGGTCCGCGCGACGATCCTCGGACAAATGAACGCGCTGCGGGCCGGCGACGCGGAGTCGGCCTACGCCTACGCCGCCCCCGACCTGAAGCGGCTGTTCCCGACGGCGGAGCGGTTCATCTCCATGGTGCGCAAGGGCTATGCGCCGGTGACGCACGCCAGTGCGCCGCGTTTCCTGCGCAGCCAGTCCAAGGCGGACGGCACCTTCGCCCAGGAGGTGGCCTTCCGTGACAACGAGGGCCAGCCCTGGCGCGCGCTCTACATGCTGGCACGCCAGCCCGACGGCGAATGGCGCATCACCGGCTGCTATCTGCGGAAGGTGGAAGGCACCGACGCCTGA
- a CDS encoding dihydroorotase produces MTDAADLVIANGTVVTETATFTASIAVRDGTIVAIGADGDMPPAAERIDATGLHVLPGVIDIHVHFREPGMTHKEDWETGSRAAAMGGVTTVFEMPNTSPPVHNVETYELKRSLAAEKSCVDFGIYGVLAEHNLADLEPMARAGVIGFKLFLGNTTGNLPCPSDGAVLEGFEILSRLGLRCSIHAENSPILFWREDRLKAAGRNAPIDHLLARTDVVALEALSKSCIFAEWTGARIHIVHESCARSLPYISFFKSRGVDVTVETLPQYLTLGVEDMDAPGGHVARMNPPIRERAQQGPLKDAFASGLIDIIATDHAPHTPEEKDGATIWDMACGFPGLESQLPLMLTLASEGAFSLQRYVQASSANPARAFGLYGKKGCLVPGADADLVLVDLDRVETLSAARLQSRGKVSPFEGRKVKGWPVATLVRGKPVMRDGEILGEKGWGRAVRPAMPEPAPRNVDTQLATLCGASPAPSL; encoded by the coding sequence ATGACAGACGCGGCCGACCTCGTCATCGCCAACGGGACCGTCGTCACCGAGACGGCGACCTTCACCGCCTCGATCGCGGTACGCGACGGGACCATCGTGGCGATCGGCGCCGACGGCGACATGCCCCCGGCCGCCGAGCGCATCGACGCCACCGGGCTCCACGTCCTGCCCGGCGTCATCGACATCCACGTGCACTTCCGCGAGCCGGGGATGACCCACAAGGAGGACTGGGAGACCGGCTCGCGCGCGGCGGCGATGGGCGGCGTCACCACCGTCTTCGAGATGCCGAACACAAGCCCGCCGGTCCACAACGTCGAGACCTACGAGCTGAAGCGCTCCCTCGCGGCGGAGAAGTCCTGCGTCGACTTCGGCATCTACGGCGTCCTCGCCGAGCACAACCTCGCCGACCTGGAGCCGATGGCAAGGGCCGGGGTGATCGGCTTCAAGCTGTTCCTCGGCAACACCACGGGGAACCTTCCCTGCCCGTCCGACGGGGCGGTGCTGGAGGGCTTCGAGATCCTCTCCCGCCTGGGCCTTCGCTGCTCGATCCACGCGGAGAACTCGCCCATTCTCTTCTGGCGGGAGGACCGGCTGAAGGCGGCCGGGCGCAACGCGCCCATCGACCACCTCCTCGCCCGGACCGACGTCGTGGCGCTGGAGGCGCTGTCGAAGAGCTGCATCTTCGCCGAGTGGACGGGCGCGCGGATCCACATCGTGCACGAATCCTGCGCCAGGAGCCTGCCTTACATCTCCTTCTTCAAGTCGCGCGGGGTGGATGTCACGGTCGAGACGCTGCCGCAGTACCTGACCCTCGGCGTGGAGGACATGGATGCGCCGGGCGGTCACGTCGCCCGCATGAACCCGCCGATCCGCGAGCGGGCGCAGCAGGGTCCGCTGAAGGACGCGTTCGCGTCCGGCCTGATCGACATCATCGCGACCGACCACGCCCCGCACACGCCGGAGGAGAAGGACGGGGCGACGATCTGGGACATGGCCTGCGGCTTCCCGGGGCTGGAATCGCAGCTCCCGCTGATGCTTACGCTCGCCTCTGAGGGCGCCTTCTCGCTGCAGCGCTACGTGCAGGCCTCGTCGGCCAACCCGGCGCGCGCCTTCGGCCTCTACGGCAAGAAGGGCTGTCTGGTGCCGGGCGCCGACGCCGACCTCGTCCTCGTCGACCTCGACCGGGTCGAGACGCTGTCGGCGGCGCGGCTGCAGTCCCGCGGCAAGGTCTCGCCGTTCGAGGGCCGCAAGGTGAAGGGCTGGCCGGTGGCGACGCTCGTGCGCGGCAAGCCGGTGATGCGCGATGGCGAGATCCTCGGCGAGAAGGGCTGGGGCCGTGCGGTGCGGCCCGCGATGCCCGAGCCCGCCCCGCGCAACGTGGACACGCAGCTCGCCACCCTCTGCGGCGCCTCCCCCGCCCCCTCGCTCTGA
- a CDS encoding ring-opening amidohydrolase codes for MTTLREARVTRLSMAAPDDVAPIEAAIAAGTIDPAAIRAVFGKTEGNGCVNDFTRAFAVRALRDMLKGHLAADAVERVALVMSGGTEGALAPHWLVFEALDAATPPGDRADKALAIGVHVTPPMAPEEIGRMAQVEAVAAGVRTAMANAGIVSPDDVHFVQVKCPLVTAERAAYAARRGTPPRTADTLKSMGLSRGASSLGIALALGEVAEGDVSEAAIGADFGLFSRRASASSGVELMSNEIVVLGRSAGWSGPLTIDSAVMADAVDLSGVLGLFARQGLTVGGDRRVVALLAKAEASSTGRLRGFRHTMLDDSDIAATRHARGFVGGVLAGVVGHAEIYVSGGAEHQGPDGGGPVAVIVRRD; via the coding sequence ATGACCACACTGCGCGAGGCCCGCGTGACGCGCCTCTCGATGGCCGCTCCCGACGACGTGGCGCCGATCGAGGCCGCGATCGCGGCCGGGACGATCGACCCCGCCGCGATCCGCGCCGTCTTCGGCAAGACCGAGGGCAACGGCTGCGTCAACGACTTCACGCGCGCCTTCGCGGTGCGCGCGCTGCGGGACATGCTGAAGGGACATCTCGCCGCGGACGCGGTGGAGCGGGTCGCCCTCGTCATGTCCGGCGGCACCGAGGGCGCGCTCGCACCGCACTGGCTGGTGTTCGAGGCGCTCGACGCCGCCACGCCGCCCGGGGACAGGGCGGACAAGGCCCTCGCCATCGGCGTCCACGTCACCCCGCCGATGGCACCAGAGGAGATCGGCCGGATGGCGCAGGTCGAGGCGGTCGCGGCGGGGGTGCGGACCGCGATGGCGAACGCCGGGATCGTCTCGCCGGACGACGTCCACTTCGTGCAGGTGAAGTGCCCGTTGGTGACGGCCGAACGGGCGGCCTATGCGGCGCGCCGCGGGACCCCGCCGCGCACGGCCGACACGCTGAAGTCCATGGGCCTCTCGCGCGGCGCCTCCTCGCTCGGGATCGCGTTGGCGCTGGGCGAGGTGGCGGAGGGCGACGTGAGCGAGGCCGCCATCGGGGCGGACTTCGGCCTCTTCTCGCGCCGCGCCAGCGCGTCGTCGGGGGTGGAGCTGATGAGCAACGAGATCGTGGTGCTCGGCCGCTCGGCGGGGTGGTCGGGACCGCTCACCATCGACAGCGCGGTCATGGCGGACGCGGTCGACCTCTCCGGCGTCCTCGGGCTCTTCGCCCGGCAGGGGCTGACGGTCGGCGGCGATCGCCGCGTGGTGGCGCTGCTCGCCAAGGCCGAGGCGTCGTCCACCGGGCGCCTGCGCGGCTTCCGCCACACGATGCTGGACGACAGCGACATCGCCGCGACGCGGCATGCCCGCGGCTTCGTCGGCGGCGTCCTCGCCGGGGTGGTCGGACATGCCGAGATCTACGTCTCGGGCGGGGCGGAGCATCAGGGGCCGGACGGCGGCGGGCCGGTCGCGGTCATCGTCCGGCGCGACTGA
- a CDS encoding SDR family NAD(P)-dependent oxidoreductase has translation MLLSQRIAFVTGPAKGMGEAVSLSLADEGADLALVGRDLAPIEEVAGKVRERGRRAVVIGCDVTDPADVDAAVAQAAEALGPVDILVNVAGGRGPIGKSGVETTPEEFDDIMRLNVTGCFLTMRALLPGMMERRYGKIVNIGGTFGLRGRAGRLSYSASKWGMRGLTKSFALEAGPFNVNVNSVCPGMVEGPRFEKVCAEMAERLGVSLDEAKANHAADYALKRVSTAQDVADAVVFLASEKSRQITGQDLAVDGGWVI, from the coding sequence ATGCTGCTGTCGCAACGAATCGCTTTCGTCACCGGTCCCGCCAAGGGAATGGGGGAGGCGGTGTCGCTGTCCCTCGCGGACGAGGGTGCCGACCTCGCGCTGGTCGGCCGCGACCTCGCGCCCATCGAGGAGGTCGCCGGCAAGGTCCGCGAGCGGGGCCGCCGTGCCGTCGTGATCGGCTGCGACGTGACCGACCCCGCCGACGTGGACGCGGCGGTCGCCCAGGCTGCGGAGGCGCTCGGTCCGGTCGACATCCTGGTGAACGTCGCGGGCGGGCGCGGTCCGATCGGCAAGTCGGGTGTCGAGACGACGCCGGAGGAGTTCGACGACATCATGCGGCTCAACGTCACCGGCTGCTTTCTGACGATGCGGGCGCTGCTGCCGGGGATGATGGAGCGGCGCTACGGCAAGATCGTCAACATCGGCGGAACGTTCGGGCTCCGCGGCCGGGCCGGCCGGCTCTCCTACAGCGCCTCGAAGTGGGGCATGCGCGGCCTGACGAAGAGCTTCGCGCTGGAGGCGGGGCCCTTCAACGTCAACGTCAATTCCGTCTGCCCGGGCATGGTCGAGGGGCCGCGGTTCGAGAAGGTGTGCGCCGAGATGGCCGAGCGGCTCGGCGTCTCCCTCGACGAGGCGAAGGCGAACCACGCCGCCGACTATGCGCTGAAGCGCGTCTCGACGGCGCAGGACGTCGCCGACGCGGTCGTCTTCCTCGCCTCCGAGAAGTCCCGGCAGATCACCGGCCAGGACCTCGCGGTGGACGGCGGCTGGGTGATCTGA
- a CDS encoding universal stress protein — MPKTTILVGLDGTEQGDKVLEFAKTRLGQIDDCLLLICYVIEWSPFAFQTAEENEKRHARREEELRVAQERIIDPAVSQVAAEGYTVKGIVQHGHAAEVLEAIANEYGASQIVIGRHSARSVREHVFGSVSVRLAASSPVPVTIIP, encoded by the coding sequence ATGCCAAAGACCACGATCCTTGTCGGTCTCGACGGGACCGAGCAAGGCGACAAGGTCCTCGAGTTCGCAAAGACGCGACTGGGCCAGATCGACGATTGTCTTCTCCTGATATGCTACGTGATCGAATGGTCACCGTTCGCCTTCCAGACAGCGGAGGAAAATGAAAAGCGCCACGCGCGGCGGGAGGAAGAGCTTCGGGTCGCGCAAGAACGTATCATCGACCCCGCCGTTTCTCAGGTCGCTGCCGAGGGATACACCGTGAAGGGCATCGTCCAGCACGGTCACGCCGCCGAAGTCTTGGAAGCGATCGCCAACGAGTACGGCGCCTCCCAGATCGTCATCGGACGTCACTCGGCGCGCAGCGTGCGCGAGCACGTGTTCGGCAGCGTCAGCGTGCGTCTCGCCGCGTCCTCTCCCGTCCCCGTCACCATCATTCCCTGA
- a CDS encoding amidohydrolase family protein, producing the protein MSAHFTHLAGPTIVTADPTNTVYENGDLWIADGRIAYAGIEGEFSPPDDATVTTIDATGRVAMPGLANCHTHSYAALLKGTVDTDPLDVFMVQAILAAGARSARDVYVSAQIAALEMLKTGTTACLDHYSHRPRHTPEALDAVCQAYADAGVRAAVAPMFSDRPFLETVPLEGELDEDLRAQLPATPQDPDPFFEMMAGALPRWNAHDRVSLMLGIDSPQRCSESLLRRAGAFCAEWDIGNHTHLLEAKTQYAMSADRPEGFVAYLADCGLAGPKSSFAHFIWFTDKDLEATAEAGVNVVHNPASNLILGSGLQPLLKLIDAGVPVAFGSDGLNAGHMSMFEKVRLAALLPRISEADPDRWLKAPAALRMASVNGARVLGRAGEVGELVAGQLADITLLDGRSLALSPRGHIAPQIVFYETGAGVTDVFIAGEHVLKDGKATRFDGDAILGEAHETAARLARDNAAALERAENFRPGLTKMVKRIMTDGCGPCRIATLS; encoded by the coding sequence ATGAGCGCACATTTCACCCATCTCGCCGGGCCGACGATCGTCACCGCCGACCCGACGAACACCGTCTACGAGAACGGCGACCTCTGGATCGCCGACGGCCGCATCGCCTACGCCGGCATCGAAGGCGAGTTCAGCCCTCCGGACGATGCCACCGTCACGACGATCGACGCCACCGGCCGCGTCGCGATGCCGGGCCTCGCCAACTGCCACACCCACTCCTACGCGGCGCTCCTCAAGGGCACGGTCGACACCGACCCGCTCGACGTCTTCATGGTCCAGGCGATCCTCGCCGCCGGGGCCCGCTCGGCGCGCGATGTCTACGTCTCGGCGCAGATCGCCGCGCTCGAGATGCTGAAGACCGGCACCACCGCCTGCCTCGACCACTACTCCCACCGCCCGCGCCACACCCCCGAGGCGCTCGACGCCGTCTGCCAGGCGTACGCCGACGCGGGCGTGCGCGCGGCCGTCGCGCCGATGTTCTCCGACCGCCCCTTCCTGGAGACGGTGCCGCTGGAGGGCGAGCTCGACGAGGACCTAAGGGCCCAGCTTCCCGCAACGCCCCAGGACCCAGACCCGTTCTTCGAGATGATGGCGGGCGCGCTCCCCCGCTGGAACGCCCACGACCGGGTGTCCCTGATGCTCGGCATCGACAGCCCGCAGCGCTGCTCGGAGAGCCTGCTGCGCCGCGCGGGCGCCTTCTGCGCGGAGTGGGACATCGGCAACCACACGCACCTGCTCGAGGCGAAGACCCAGTACGCGATGTCGGCAGACCGGCCGGAGGGCTTCGTCGCCTACCTCGCCGACTGCGGCCTCGCAGGGCCGAAGTCGTCCTTCGCCCACTTCATCTGGTTCACCGACAAGGACCTCGAGGCGACCGCCGAGGCGGGCGTCAACGTCGTCCACAACCCGGCGAGCAACCTCATTCTCGGCTCCGGCCTCCAGCCGCTCCTGAAGCTGATCGACGCCGGTGTCCCCGTCGCCTTCGGCTCGGACGGCCTCAACGCGGGCCATATGTCGATGTTCGAGAAGGTGCGCCTCGCCGCCCTCCTTCCGCGCATTTCCGAAGCCGACCCTGACCGCTGGCTGAAGGCCCCGGCGGCCCTGCGCATGGCCTCGGTCAACGGTGCTCGTGTCCTCGGCCGCGCCGGTGAGGTGGGCGAGCTCGTCGCCGGCCAGCTCGCCGACATCACGCTCCTCGACGGCAGGTCCCTCGCCCTCAGTCCCCGCGGCCACATCGCGCCGCAGATCGTCTTCTACGAGACCGGCGCCGGCGTTACCGACGTCTTCATCGCCGGCGAGCACGTCCTCAAGGACGGCAAGGCGACCCGGTTCGACGGCGACGCCATCCTCGGCGAAGCCCATGAGACGGCCGCCCGGCTCGCCCGCGACAACGCCGCAGCCCTCGAACGGGCCGAGAACTTCCGCCCCGGCCTGACGAAGATGGTGAAGCGCATCATGACCGACGGCTGCGGGCCCTGCCGCATCGCCACCCTCTCCTGA
- a CDS encoding xanthine dehydrogenase family protein molybdopterin-binding subunit yields the protein MDTVSPTRQTAVGRSLPNRRWDRLVRGRGRFVANVAHPDTLHAAVVRAAEAYGTIEAVDTTAARGAEGVVAVFTAGDFDGLCAPWRATHQVFGQARVPQEFALARGVIRYVGEPIAVVVAETAHAARDAAELVEVSVAGLDPVIAATDALGASAPVLHPELGAASPANLHARIARDAPPAPGGTRHTVHLSLARVAPQPMETRGLLAHYDPAEGTLFVRQSHQHPHQMQDVYSRLLGIPEHKVQVLCDDVGGAFGLKQQLHKDEMAAVCASVKLGRPVRFVVTRNESLISDGQARDHDLTGHVEIGADGRVAALRLTDVCGVGAFGLFPRTSFGEAGQTSRLFGAPYAVPAVAYDGTLAFQNRPPLGHYRGVGHPVACVITEALMDAAARACGEDPIAFRRRHLHDLSAGPVTTPGGIVVERYRMAECLDLIERRLAELPRPADGRLRGVGVACLLELTANGSRYYGDGDVNIACTETAVLKMEPSGVVRLATGNTDQGQGSDQMLAQVVAGTLGIAPDDVAVTSGDSAHSPYGGGAFGSRGTAVGGQAARNAAERLRERLLATAALLHQRDAAELELSGGQVVTTDGTALMSLAELARLCHFKPHLLPPEHEAGLTVVGRHVPPADAMNASAAFAAVVAIDPDTGTVEVERLMAAHEAGTLVNPQSVDAQITGGAVQGLGQALYEAVRMDDAGQPLTGSFMDYAMPRADMVPPVEVLHVPPLPGDGFAPRGVGEAGASCAPAAILCAINNALAPVGAAVTELPATPLVVWNALQSARKG from the coding sequence ATGGATACCGTTTCCCCGACACGACAGACCGCGGTGGGGCGTTCGCTCCCCAACCGGCGCTGGGACCGGCTGGTGCGCGGCAGAGGCCGGTTCGTCGCCAACGTCGCCCACCCCGACACCCTCCACGCCGCCGTGGTGCGGGCGGCGGAGGCCTACGGCACCATCGAGGCCGTCGACACGACGGCGGCTCGCGGCGCGGAAGGTGTCGTCGCGGTCTTCACCGCCGGGGACTTCGACGGGCTGTGCGCGCCGTGGCGCGCGACGCACCAGGTCTTCGGACAGGCCCGGGTGCCGCAGGAGTTCGCCCTCGCGCGCGGCGTGATCCGCTATGTCGGCGAGCCGATCGCGGTCGTCGTCGCAGAGACGGCCCATGCGGCGCGGGACGCGGCAGAGCTGGTGGAGGTGTCGGTCGCCGGCCTCGACCCGGTCATCGCCGCGACGGATGCGCTCGGCGCGTCCGCCCCCGTGCTGCACCCGGAGCTCGGCGCGGCCTCGCCGGCGAACCTTCACGCGCGGATCGCCCGGGACGCCCCGCCCGCCCCCGGCGGCACCCGCCACACGGTTCACCTGTCGCTCGCCCGCGTGGCGCCGCAGCCGATGGAGACGCGCGGCCTCCTCGCGCACTACGACCCGGCCGAGGGCACGCTCTTCGTGCGCCAGTCGCACCAGCACCCGCACCAGATGCAGGACGTCTACTCGCGCCTCCTCGGCATCCCCGAGCACAAGGTGCAGGTGCTGTGCGACGATGTCGGCGGGGCGTTCGGCCTCAAGCAGCAGCTCCACAAGGACGAGATGGCGGCGGTCTGCGCCTCGGTGAAGCTCGGCCGGCCGGTGCGTTTCGTCGTCACGCGCAACGAGAGCCTGATCTCGGACGGTCAGGCGCGGGACCACGACCTCACCGGCCACGTCGAGATCGGCGCGGACGGGCGCGTCGCCGCGCTGCGGCTGACCGACGTCTGCGGTGTCGGCGCGTTCGGCCTCTTCCCGCGCACCAGCTTCGGCGAGGCGGGCCAGACCTCGCGTCTCTTCGGCGCGCCCTACGCGGTTCCGGCGGTCGCCTACGACGGGACGCTGGCGTTCCAGAACCGGCCGCCGCTCGGGCACTATCGCGGCGTCGGGCACCCGGTCGCGTGCGTCATCACCGAGGCGCTGATGGACGCCGCCGCCCGCGCGTGCGGCGAGGACCCCATCGCCTTCCGCCGCCGGCACCTGCACGACCTCTCCGCCGGGCCCGTCACCACTCCGGGCGGGATCGTCGTCGAGCGCTACCGGATGGCCGAATGCCTCGACCTCATCGAGCGGCGCCTCGCCGAGCTGCCGCGGCCCGCGGACGGGCGCCTGCGCGGCGTCGGCGTCGCCTGCCTGCTGGAGCTGACGGCCAACGGCTCGCGCTACTACGGCGACGGCGACGTCAACATCGCCTGCACCGAGACGGCGGTCCTGAAGATGGAGCCGTCCGGGGTGGTGCGGCTCGCGACCGGCAACACGGACCAGGGCCAGGGCAGCGACCAGATGCTGGCCCAGGTGGTCGCCGGGACGCTCGGCATCGCTCCGGACGACGTCGCCGTCACCTCCGGCGACAGCGCGCATTCGCCCTATGGCGGCGGCGCGTTCGGCTCGCGCGGGACAGCGGTCGGCGGGCAGGCCGCGCGCAACGCGGCCGAGCGGCTGCGCGAGCGGCTCCTCGCGACCGCCGCCCTCCTCCACCAGCGCGACGCGGCGGAGCTGGAGCTGTCCGGCGGGCAGGTCGTCACCACCGACGGCACGGCGCTGATGTCGCTGGCGGAGCTCGCCCGGCTCTGCCACTTCAAGCCCCACCTGCTGCCGCCGGAGCACGAAGCCGGCCTCACCGTGGTCGGGCGCCACGTGCCGCCGGCGGATGCGATGAACGCCTCGGCCGCCTTCGCGGCGGTGGTCGCCATCGACCCGGACACCGGGACGGTCGAGGTGGAGCGGCTGATGGCGGCGCACGAGGCCGGGACGCTCGTCAATCCGCAGAGCGTCGACGCGCAGATCACGGGCGGCGCGGTCCAGGGCCTCGGCCAGGCGCTCTACGAGGCGGTCCGCATGGACGACGCCGGCCAGCCCCTCACCGGCTCGTTCATGGACTACGCCATGCCGCGCGCCGACATGGTGCCGCCGGTGGAGGTCCTCCACGTCCCCCCGCTCCCGGGGGACGGCTTCGCGCCGCGCGGGGTCGGCGAGGCGGGCGCCTCGTGCGCCCCGGCCGCGATCCTGTGCGCCATCAACAATGCGCTGGCCCCCGTGGGCGCAGCGGTCACCGAGCTGCCGGCGACCCCGCTCGTGGTGTGGAACGCCCTCCAGTCGGCACGGAAAGGCTGA
- a CDS encoding dienelactone hydrolase family protein translates to MSEAAAKGMRARWRRARRWQRVLALAAATVVVLVLALGVHTFGRLQGWFTERVTPQRLSALLSPSYVIAKPDGAGPFPTALLYHGCDGAKDNMERWSRALVEHGWAAVVVDSNTPRHYTDFATWRLVCAGQLLPGPERAGDILVSMADAMELPFVDADRMALIGMSHGGWSIMELMTLDLGRERPTNLTRLPEPGASILDGVKANILVYPWCGLANQARFDTWRNGAPVLFILATADIIAPMIECQFVADSLKAAGHPVETVVFQGATHGFDQQDRSEFSPLVFDPEATADAIAGALDFLDRAIADPAS, encoded by the coding sequence ATGAGTGAGGCCGCCGCGAAGGGCATGCGGGCGCGCTGGCGTCGCGCCCGCCGGTGGCAGCGCGTCCTGGCGCTCGCGGCGGCGACGGTCGTCGTGCTGGTGCTGGCGCTCGGCGTCCACACCTTCGGGCGCCTGCAGGGCTGGTTCACCGAGCGGGTGACGCCGCAGCGGCTGAGCGCGCTGCTGTCGCCTTCCTACGTGATCGCCAAGCCGGACGGCGCCGGCCCGTTCCCGACCGCGCTGCTCTACCACGGCTGCGACGGCGCGAAGGACAACATGGAGCGCTGGTCGAGGGCGCTGGTCGAGCATGGCTGGGCCGCGGTCGTGGTCGACAGCAACACGCCCCGTCACTACACCGACTTCGCCACCTGGCGCCTCGTCTGCGCGGGCCAGCTCCTGCCGGGGCCGGAGCGGGCGGGCGACATCCTGGTCTCCATGGCCGACGCCATGGAGCTGCCGTTCGTCGACGCCGACCGGATGGCGCTGATCGGCATGTCCCACGGTGGCTGGTCGATCATGGAGCTGATGACGCTCGACCTCGGCCGCGAGCGCCCCACCAACCTGACGCGCCTGCCGGAGCCCGGCGCCTCGATCCTCGACGGGGTGAAGGCCAACATCCTCGTCTACCCCTGGTGCGGCCTCGCCAATCAGGCGCGGTTCGACACCTGGCGCAACGGTGCCCCGGTGCTCTTCATCCTCGCCACCGCCGACATCATCGCGCCGATGATAGAGTGCCAGTTCGTCGCCGACAGCCTGAAGGCCGCGGGCCATCCGGTGGAGACCGTCGTCTTCCAGGGGGCCACGCACGGCTTCGACCAGCAGGACCGGTCCGAGTTCAGCCCCCTCGTCTTCGATCCCGAGGCCACCGCGGACGCCATCGCCGGGGCGCTCGACTTCCTCGACCGGGCGATCGCGGATCCGGCCTCCTGA
- a CDS encoding alanine/glycine:cation symporter family protein gives MSFFRRAARTTLLAAALAPICAAAARAQEAADAAEAAPGIDQMVNDVFTSSTGWFVSLIFSNVPGTNFPWIVGWLVVAAVVFTVYFRGIQLWGFGHAIRLVKGDYSNPKDSGEVSHFQALATALSGTVGLGNIAGVAVAVGIGGPGATFWMILAGVLGMATKFTECTLGVKYRNEYPDGTVSGGPMYYMRKGFAERGISGGSIMAIVFCIFTLGGSIGGGNMFQANQAHAQLVNVTGGADSFLDGRGWITGLILAAVVFLVIVGGIKSIAQVTEKVVPFMGVLYVATALIIILINYQQIGWAIGQIFAGAFTGLGVAGGIVGALIQGFRRAAFSNEAGVGSAAIAHSAVRTKEPTTEGVVALLEPFIDTVVICTMTALVIVISGALQVDPETGLYVVQDGKIATEGGVTGVELTSAAFATGLTWFPYILAVAVVLFAFSTMISWSYYGLKAWTYLVGEGKVRELVYKVAFCVFTVIGAAAQLGAVIDFSDAMIFAMAVVNIIALYLLMPIVKAEVTSYFERLRSGEIKRFKGGVQPAE, from the coding sequence ATGAGCTTTTTCCGTCGTGCCGCCCGCACAACCCTGCTCGCCGCGGCTCTCGCTCCGATCTGCGCCGCCGCGGCCCGCGCCCAGGAGGCCGCCGACGCGGCCGAAGCGGCGCCCGGCATCGACCAGATGGTCAACGACGTGTTCACCTCGTCCACCGGCTGGTTCGTCTCGCTCATCTTCTCCAACGTGCCGGGAACGAACTTTCCGTGGATCGTCGGCTGGCTCGTCGTCGCCGCCGTCGTCTTCACGGTCTACTTCCGCGGTATCCAGCTCTGGGGCTTCGGCCACGCCATCCGCCTCGTGAAGGGGGACTACTCGAACCCCAAGGACTCCGGCGAGGTCAGCCACTTCCAGGCCCTCGCCACGGCGCTCTCCGGCACCGTCGGCCTCGGCAACATCGCCGGCGTTGCCGTGGCGGTCGGCATCGGCGGGCCGGGCGCGACGTTCTGGATGATCCTCGCCGGCGTACTCGGCATGGCGACGAAGTTCACCGAGTGCACCCTCGGAGTGAAGTATCGCAACGAGTACCCGGACGGCACCGTCTCCGGCGGGCCGATGTACTACATGCGCAAGGGCTTTGCCGAACGCGGCATCTCCGGCGGCTCGATCATGGCGATCGTGTTCTGCATCTTCACGTTGGGCGGCTCGATCGGCGGCGGCAACATGTTCCAGGCCAATCAGGCCCACGCGCAGCTCGTCAACGTGACCGGCGGGGCGGACAGCTTCCTCGACGGGCGCGGCTGGATCACCGGGCTGATCCTCGCCGCGGTGGTCTTCCTCGTCATCGTCGGCGGCATCAAGTCGATCGCGCAGGTGACCGAGAAGGTGGTGCCGTTCATGGGCGTCCTCTACGTCGCCACCGCGCTCATCATCATCCTCATCAACTACCAGCAGATCGGCTGGGCGATCGGGCAGATCTTCGCCGGCGCGTTCACCGGGCTCGGCGTCGCCGGCGGCATCGTCGGCGCGCTGATCCAGGGCTTCCGCCGCGCCGCCTTCTCCAACGAGGCGGGCGTCGGCTCGGCGGCGATCGCGCATTCGGCGGTGCGCACCAAGGAGCCGACCACCGAGGGCGTCGTCGCTCTGCTCGAGCCGTTCATCGACACCGTGGTGATCTGCACCATGACGGCGCTCGTCATCGTCATCTCGGGCGCGCTGCAGGTCGACCCGGAGACGGGGCTCTACGTCGTCCAGGACGGCAAGATCGCGACCGAGGGCGGGGTGACCGGCGTGGAACTCACCTCGGCGGCCTTCGCGACGGGCCTCACGTGGTTCCCCTACATCCTCGCCGTCGCAGTGGTGCTCTTCGCCTTCTCGACCATGATCTCGTGGTCGTACTACGGCCTCAAGGCGTGGACATATCTCGTCGGCGAGGGGAAGGTGCGCGAGCTGGTCTACAAGGTCGCGTTCTGCGTCTTCACGGTGATCGGCGCGGCCGCGCAGCTCGGCGCCGTGATCGACTTCTCCGACGCCATGATCTTCGCGATGGCGGTGGTGAACATCATCGCGCTCTACCTGCTGATGCCGATCGTGAAGGCCGAGGTCACGTCCTATTTCGAGCGGTTGCGGTCCGGCGAGATCAAGCGCTTCAAGGGCGGCGTCCAGCCCGCCGAATAG